The genomic region TCCGTCACCAAACGAATGCGCAAATCTGGATGATCGTTTTGTAATTCGGCCAATGCGGGCATCAACAACTGCGCCACGAAGCCAAGCGCGGTCAGCACCAATTCCCCCGACAGCGTATCGCCCTGCCCTGCAATCCGCGAGGCCAATTGTGAAAACCGCGCTTCAGTTTCAGCGGCAGTCGCGAGCAAATCCTGCCCGGCCTCGGTGGGGGTGTAGCCGCGCGCATGACGATGAAACAACCGCACCCCAAGACGCCCTTCAAGCGCGTCTATATGCCGGATCACTGTAGCATGATGCACCGATAGATAATCTGCGGCCCCAGACACCGTGCCCAGTCGTGCCACATGATAGGCCGTGCGCACCTCATCCCATGCATCCATCATCGCACCCTTTACTTGCCGCGCAAACGATCACGGCTTTTCGACCAAAACACAGCCGCCCTGTCATAAAGCGGATCAAGAATGCGGGCTTCAAACCGCTCCCACAAGCGCCATAGGGCCAACAAGACACCCAAAAGAAGGACGAGAATCGTAATCGGCATCCATGGGATCAGCGTCACATCTGGCCCTGCCACCTGACGCAAGGCCACAGCATTGGGATAGGTCGTCAAAAGGCGCGAACGCCATCCGTAATGGGTAACCGCTACCCAAATCGGGTCAGCCGCAGTCGAAATCAGGTTTGCCGCTTCGGCCTGCAGGTCTGAGCTGTCCAACTTGAAATAAGGAGGCCACCCAAAGCCTGTATCCTCATTGCGGAACACGTGAACCTCGCCCTGCGCATCGACCGTATTGATCAAACGCAAATCGCGCGATGCGAGTTGTGCGCTGCCTGTATCGCCGCGCGCATAGAAGATGCGGTTGAGGCCTGAAAAATCTTGCCTAATGATTTCTGTCTGCGTGATCCGCAAAATATCCCGTTGCGGCAGCGTATAGTGGAAGAACGCGACAAGGAGCGCGCCCAATATCAGTAATGCTATGATCCGTGGCCAACGCATGCGCCGCCTGCCCCTTTGTCGTTTATTTTCCCATTGCGCCCCCTAAGGCGCGAACGGATCGGTGAACCCAACATAAAGGAACAGCGCCGCCAGTGGCAAAGCATAAACCACAACCGCCAAACGCAGCGCGATTTTACGCATAGATCCTGCCAGACGGCGATTGATCCAATCCTCACGATGCTCATTCGCGGCATCAGACGGATCGCGCTTTTGCCATTCCTCGATTAAGGCCTCACGCTGGCCTGCGCGCAAATAAAAATAGAGCGATACAAAGACCACTGTCAAAAGCACCGCCATCAGCAAGGCTATGCGAATAATCACACCCTGTTCTCCCAGATCCGTGTCTCATCCCTGATATAGGCACGGCGCAAAAATTTGCACGGGCTTGCAATGCGCAAATTCCCACAGCAAGCTGAAAAAGACAGAAGGTGGGACAAAAATGGACAGCAAAGATCAACTTGAAACTGCGATTGCCGCACGGCGGGACGATTTGATTGCACTGACCCAAGATTTGATCCGCATCCCCACCCTCAATCCGCCCGGTCAAAACTACCGCGAAATTTGCGACTATCTCAAACAGCGCTTGGAGGCAGCGGGGTTCACGGTTGACTTAATCCGCGCCACAGGGGCGCTTGCCGATAGCGATACATATCCACGATGGAACATGGTGGCGCGCTATGAGGGCGGCGCAGCGGGGGACACCGTTCATTTCAACAGCCATCACGATGTCGTGGAGGTTGGGCATGGATGGACGAAGCCGCCTTTTGGTGGGGTTCTCGAAGATGGCCGCATTTACGGACGCGGGGCGTGCGATATGAAAGGTGGACTTGCAGCCTCAATCATCGCAGCTGAGGCCTTTATTGCCACCTACCCAAAATTCGCAGGTGCGATTGAAATCTCTGCCACCGCAGATGAGGAGTCAGGTGGCTTTGGCGGTGTTGCCTATCTGGCCGAGCAGGGCAGATTTGACCCTGCCCGCGTTCAGCATGTTATTATCCCCGAACCTTTGCAAAAAGACCGCATCTGCCTTGGCCATCGTGGCGTATGGTGGGCACAGGTCGAAACGAAGGGGCGCATTGCGCATGGCTCAATGCCATTCTTGGGCGACAGCGCCATCTCTCACATGGGCGCGGTTCTCGCTGAAATAGAAACGCATCTTTTGCCACTCCTCGCAGGGAAAACCACTGCCATGCCAGTCGTGCCGCCGCAGGCGCGCCAATCCACGCTGAATATCAATTCAATCCATGGAGGCGAGCCTGAACAGGCCGATGATTACACTGGCCTGCCCGCACCATGTGTTGCAGATCGCTGCCGCATCGTGATTGATCGCCGCTTTTTGATTGAAGAGGACATCGCAGCGGTCAAAGCGGAATTGACCGATATGCTAGAGCAAATCAAAGCCAGCCGCCCCCGATTTGACTATGAGATTTCCGATCTGTTCGAGGTACAACCGAGCATGACGGATGAAAGCAGCCCGCTTGTGCAATCGGTGGGCCAGGCCATCGAACGCGTGCTGGCCCAAAAAGCGGAATATGTGGTCAGCCCAGGCACCTATGACCAAAAACATATCGACCGCATTGGTCGGTTGAAAAACTGCATCGCCTACGGGCCAGGTATTTTGGAGCTTGCCCACCAACCCGATGAATGGGTTGTGGTTGATGACATGGCAGACAGCGCGCTTGTTATGGCGCTGACCTTGGCAGAATTGCTACCAACAGCTTAGGGCTGAAGAACAAAACCCATATGCTCAATCGCGCGTTGCGCGATCTTGTCACCCTTGAGGGCCGCATCGTTCAAAGCCTTCATCAGCCCCGAAAGTTTGCGGCTGCTGGCTTGCTCTTTTACGAAATTACTGACCTCTTCGGCAGACAGGGCGAGGATAGTCTGTGCTGTATCGCATACCATATGCGTATCTCCCGAGTTCGACCCTCGCCTCAGCGCATCGCCGCAAAGCGTATATCGCGCTATGGCCGAGGGGCTTATCAGAACCAGCAAGTGCCGATCCGACTCAGAGCGTTAACCTCTCGTCACGATTCGGGCGAGTCGGAAATGACAGTTCTGCGACAGTATGCGCAGCCTTCCGCCGATCCCAATTCCCTCAAAAGGCACAGCAAGCAGGCCGCATTACAACCAGAACGCTTGCCAGACCAAGCCTTGCGGCACTACGATGGCCCTCTGAACTTTCGCGGGAGGGCCACATGGTTCGGTTTCTAACATCCGCCGCAACGGCGTTGATCATTTCCACCACATGCGCCTTTGCGCAAGGCAATAGCATCAAAATCGGGATGGTGCTTGAGCCGCCAAATCTCGACCCTACAGCAGGTGCAGCAGCGGCCATTGATGAGGTGGTCTATGCCAATGTTTTTGAAGGCCTGACACGGTTCGGCCCTGACGGCTCTGTGCAACCTGCGCTTGCGCGATCATGGGAGATTTCAGACGATGGTTTAACCTATCGCTTCACCCTCGCGCCAAATGTGCAGTTTCACGATGGCAGCGACATGAATGCGGATGATGTGGTCTTTAGCCTAGATCGGGCCCGCGCTGAGGGCACCACCAACGCACAGGCCGCCCTCTTTGCAGGTATCGCCTCTGTTGTCGCAGAAAGCCCTGACACCGTTGTGGTTACGCTAAACGCCCCTGATGGGGCCTTTTTGTTCAAGATGGCTTGGGGGGATGCGGTGATCGTGGCCCCCGAAAGCGCAGAAACAAACGCGACCAACCCCATTGGCACAGGCCCCTTCCGCTTTGTCGATTGGGTGCAAGGGGATCGCGTGGAACTGGCCCGCAATGCCGCGTATTGGGGCACGCCCATCGCGCTTGACAGCGCAACCTTCCGCTTCATCACGGATCCAAATGCCGCCTATGCCGCATTGATGGCAGGTGATGTCGATGCTTTCCCAAATTTCCCAGCGCCTGAAACTTTGGCCCAATTCGAGGCAGACCCACGCTTTAACGTGATTGTCGGCTCGACCGAAGGCGAGACAATTTTGGCGATGAACAACAAGCAAAGCCCGCTTGATGATATCCGCCTGAGAGAGGCGATTTCGCACGCGATCAATCGGCAAGACATTATTGACGGCGCTATGTTTGGCTATGGCACACCCATTGGCACACATTTCGCGCCGCATAATCCCGACTATGTCGATCTGACCGCGCAATCGAATTACGACCCAGAACGCGCGCGTGCTTTGCTGCAAGAGGCAGGGCTAGACGGGGTAACATTGCGTCTGATGCTGCCCCCGCCAGCCTATGCGCGCCGTGGTGGAGAGATCATTGCGGCCCAATTGCGTGAGATTGGTATTGAGACAGAAATCACCAATCTAGAGTGGGCGCAGTGGCTTGAGCAGGTGTTCCGTGGTCGCGATTTTGATCTCACCATCGTCAGCCATACCGAACCTATGGATATCGGCATCTATGCGCGGGAGGATTACTATTTCCAATATGCCCGTCCCGAGTTTGTTGCGCTGAACGAGGCGCTGACCTTGGAAAGCGATCCTGCTGCGCGTAGTGACTTGCTCGGACAAATGCAGCGCATGATCGCGGATGATTATGTGAACGGCTACTTGTTTCAGTTGGCCAAAACAGGGGTTGCGGATGCGCGCATCCGTGGTCTTTGGGAAAATTCGCCGACACAGGCCAATGATCTGACAGGCGTCTCTTGGGACTAGGGCACGCGATGCCCCGTTAACAAAGCCCCGCTTGGCATCTGCGAAGCGGGGCTTTTTTCATCTCTTGTCACGCGCGCCTCAAGCCTTGGCGGTGATCCAATCAAAAAATCCTTCACCTGCGCGCGCGCGTAAATCTCGCGCCATATCAGCGCCAAGCTTCGCGGCCTCAGCAATGGGGGCGCTGCGATCCTCGCTCAAGACCTCGCTGCCATCAGGGCGCAATATCTCGCCGCGCAGACGCAACATAGGGCCATCAATCTCGGCCAGACCTGCAATCGGGGTTTCGCATGAGCCATCAAGCCCCGCCAAAAACGCGCGCTCAGCGGCAAGCCTGATGCCCGTGTCGCGATCATGAATAGCGGCCAACATCTCGGCCGTGCGGGGATCATTCGCGCGCCGCTCAATCCCGATAGCGCCTTGTGCAACAGCGGGCAGCATATCTTCGGGTGAAATAGCAGAACGCGCGACATCGGCCATGCCCAATCGATTAAGACCTGCCTGCGCCAAAAACGTGGCTCCTGCGACCCCGTCCTCCAGTTTTTTCATTCGCGTCTGCACATTGCCACGAAACTCGACCACCTCGAGATCAGGACGGCGCGCAGTCAATTGCGCACGCCTACGCAGCGAAGATGAGCCAACCTTCATGCCAGCGGGTAAGGCATCGAGACTGTCAAATTCAAGTGACACAAATGCATCGCGCACATCCTCGCGCGGGAGGTAGCAATCAAGCAGCAAACCTTCAGGCTGCAACACGGGCATATCCTTCATGGAATGCACCGCAATATCAATCGCCCCAGATAGCAGGTCTTCTTCTATCTCGCGAGTGAACAGACCCTTGCCGCCAATTTCCTTGAGGGGACGGTCTAAAACCTTGTCACCTGTGGTTTTTATGACCACAATTTCAAAGGCCTCATGCGGCAGATCAAAGGCCGCTGCAAGCCGCGCGCGCGTCTCATAGGCTTGCGCCAAAGCAAGGGGAGAACCACGCGTGCCAATGCGCAGCGGAGAGGCGGGAGTTGGTCGTTCGTTTTTCATGGGTTCTTTCTAACTCTGTCAACTTGACATGACAACCATAGACAGCATGGCTTGGGCAGGTTAGGACAGGATTGAGCCTACATCCAAAGAAATTTGGCACAAGAAAATCGGATCGACCATGACAAAAACACTTCTGCGCGCGTTGAGCGGCGAAACCCTCCCCACCCCACCCGTCTGGCTGATGCGCCAAGCGGGGCGCTACTTGCCCGAATATCGCGCGACACGCGCGCAGGCTGGGGATTTTCTTTCGCT from Rhodobacterales bacterium HKCCA1288 harbors:
- a CDS encoding DUF1523 family protein; amino-acid sequence: MRWPRIIALLILGALLVAFFHYTLPQRDILRITQTEIIRQDFSGLNRIFYARGDTGSAQLASRDLRLINTVDAQGEVHVFRNEDTGFGWPPYFKLDSSDLQAEAANLISTAADPIWVAVTHYGWRSRLLTTYPNAVALRQVAGPDVTLIPWMPITILVLLLGVLLALWRLWERFEARILDPLYDRAAVFWSKSRDRLRGK
- a CDS encoding acetylornithine deacetylase/succinyl-diaminopimelate desuccinylase family protein: MDSKDQLETAIAARRDDLIALTQDLIRIPTLNPPGQNYREICDYLKQRLEAAGFTVDLIRATGALADSDTYPRWNMVARYEGGAAGDTVHFNSHHDVVEVGHGWTKPPFGGVLEDGRIYGRGACDMKGGLAASIIAAEAFIATYPKFAGAIEISATADEESGGFGGVAYLAEQGRFDPARVQHVIIPEPLQKDRICLGHRGVWWAQVETKGRIAHGSMPFLGDSAISHMGAVLAEIETHLLPLLAGKTTAMPVVPPQARQSTLNINSIHGGEPEQADDYTGLPAPCVADRCRIVIDRRFLIEEDIAAVKAELTDMLEQIKASRPRFDYEISDLFEVQPSMTDESSPLVQSVGQAIERVLAQKAEYVVSPGTYDQKHIDRIGRLKNCIAYGPGILELAHQPDEWVVVDDMADSALVMALTLAELLPTA
- a CDS encoding ABC transporter substrate-binding protein, coding for MVRFLTSAATALIISTTCAFAQGNSIKIGMVLEPPNLDPTAGAAAAIDEVVYANVFEGLTRFGPDGSVQPALARSWEISDDGLTYRFTLAPNVQFHDGSDMNADDVVFSLDRARAEGTTNAQAALFAGIASVVAESPDTVVVTLNAPDGAFLFKMAWGDAVIVAPESAETNATNPIGTGPFRFVDWVQGDRVELARNAAYWGTPIALDSATFRFITDPNAAYAALMAGDVDAFPNFPAPETLAQFEADPRFNVIVGSTEGETILAMNNKQSPLDDIRLREAISHAINRQDIIDGAMFGYGTPIGTHFAPHNPDYVDLTAQSNYDPERARALLQEAGLDGVTLRLMLPPPAYARRGGEIIAAQLREIGIETEITNLEWAQWLEQVFRGRDFDLTIVSHTEPMDIGIYAREDYYFQYARPEFVALNEALTLESDPAARSDLLGQMQRMIADDYVNGYLFQLAKTGVADARIRGLWENSPTQANDLTGVSWD
- the hemC gene encoding hydroxymethylbilane synthase, which gives rise to MKNERPTPASPLRIGTRGSPLALAQAYETRARLAAAFDLPHEAFEIVVIKTTGDKVLDRPLKEIGGKGLFTREIEEDLLSGAIDIAVHSMKDMPVLQPEGLLLDCYLPREDVRDAFVSLEFDSLDALPAGMKVGSSSLRRRAQLTARRPDLEVVEFRGNVQTRMKKLEDGVAGATFLAQAGLNRLGMADVARSAISPEDMLPAVAQGAIGIERRANDPRTAEMLAAIHDRDTGIRLAAERAFLAGLDGSCETPIAGLAEIDGPMLRLRGEILRPDGSEVLSEDRSAPIAEAAKLGADMARDLRARAGEGFFDWITAKA